The following proteins are encoded in a genomic region of Burkholderia gladioli:
- the nirD gene encoding nitrite reductase small subunit NirD — MQAPSTVSSTSSASSWTPVCQLNDIVPNTGVCALVNGGQVAVFRVEAGDGAVDIYAIDNIDPHSRAAVLSRGLVGSLGERVVVASPLFKQHFDLRTGECVEAPEKSVGVYASRIEDGLVWVGTA, encoded by the coding sequence ATGCAAGCACCATCGACCGTTTCGTCCACCTCGTCCGCCTCGAGTTGGACGCCCGTCTGCCAACTGAACGACATCGTGCCGAACACGGGCGTCTGCGCGCTCGTCAACGGCGGCCAGGTCGCCGTGTTCCGCGTCGAGGCCGGCGACGGCGCCGTGGACATCTACGCGATCGACAACATCGACCCGCATTCGCGCGCCGCGGTGCTCTCGCGCGGCCTGGTCGGCAGCCTCGGCGAGCGCGTGGTGGTGGCCTCGCCGCTGTTCAAGCAGCACTTCGACCTGCGCACCGGCGAGTGCGTGGAGGCGCCCGAGAAATCGGTCGGCGTCTATGCCTCGCGCATCGAGGACGGGCTGGTCTGGGTCGGCACCGCCTGA
- the nirB gene encoding nitrite reductase large subunit NirB, which produces MNPIVVIGHGMVGHKLLESLAAMPGQAWRVVVLCEEPRPAYDRVHLSEFFAGKSAEDLSLVAPGFFESHPQFELRLGTAAAAIDRAARTVTLADGETIAYHKLVFATGSSPFVPPVPGRDREDCFVYRTIEDLVAMQACGARASSGVVVGGGLLGLECAKALRDMGLDTHVVEFAPRLMAVQVDEGGGSMLRGRIEALGVQVHTGRNTLEIVDGEAGTHRMRFADGSHLDTDMIVFSAGIRPRDQLARDCGLEIGPRGGIAIDSACRTSDADIYAIGECAAWNGQTFGLVAPGYDMARVVAQQLAGGDAVFAGADLSTKLKLMGVDVASIGDAHAKTSGCRVVQYADGRREVYKKLVTSADGKQLLGAVLVGDAAEYGTLLQMMLNRIELPAEPEALILPQSDGAARPGLGVDALPDTAQICSCNNVSKGRLCEAVVNGATSIGALKSCTGAGTSCGGCVPLVTQVMKAEMKKQGLAVNNHLCEHFAYSRQELYHLVRVEGIRSFGELLAKYGKGLGCDICKPTAASILASCWNEFVLKREHASLQDSNDYYLANIQRDGTYSVVPRMPGGEVTPEGLIAVGQVAKKYGLYTKITGGQRVDLFGARVEQLPLIWEELIAAGFESGHAYGKSLRTVKSCVGSTWCRYGVGDSVGLAIDLENRYKGLRAPHKIKFGVSGCTRECAEAQGKDVGVIATEKGWNLYVCGNGGMKPRHAELLASDLDRETLIRYVDRFLMFYIRTADRLQRTSTWRDNLEGGLDYLIDVVVNDRLGLAEELEAQMAHVVETYECEWKKAVSDPATRRRFRHFVNSEAADTTIAFVEERGQIRPATPEERAEAPAATEAVTA; this is translated from the coding sequence ATGAACCCTATCGTCGTCATCGGTCACGGGATGGTCGGCCACAAGCTGCTCGAATCGCTCGCCGCCATGCCGGGGCAAGCCTGGCGCGTCGTCGTGCTGTGCGAGGAGCCGCGTCCCGCCTACGATCGCGTCCATCTTTCCGAATTCTTCGCCGGCAAGTCGGCCGAGGATCTCTCGCTGGTCGCGCCGGGCTTCTTCGAGTCGCATCCGCAATTCGAGCTGCGCCTGGGCACCGCCGCCGCCGCGATCGACCGCGCCGCGCGCACCGTCACGCTCGCCGACGGCGAGACCATCGCCTACCACAAGCTGGTGTTCGCCACCGGCTCCTCGCCCTTCGTGCCGCCCGTGCCGGGCCGCGATCGCGAGGATTGCTTCGTCTACCGCACCATCGAGGACCTGGTCGCGATGCAGGCCTGCGGGGCGCGCGCCAGCTCGGGCGTGGTGGTGGGCGGCGGGCTGCTCGGCCTCGAATGCGCTAAGGCGCTGCGCGACATGGGCCTCGACACGCACGTGGTGGAGTTCGCGCCGCGCCTGATGGCGGTGCAGGTCGACGAGGGCGGCGGCAGCATGCTGCGCGGCCGGATCGAGGCGCTCGGCGTGCAGGTGCATACCGGCCGGAACACGCTGGAGATCGTCGACGGCGAGGCTGGCACGCATCGCATGCGCTTCGCCGACGGCAGCCATCTGGACACCGACATGATCGTGTTCTCGGCCGGCATCCGCCCGCGCGATCAGCTCGCGCGCGACTGCGGCCTGGAGATCGGCCCGCGCGGCGGGATCGCGATCGACAGCGCCTGCCGCACCAGCGATGCCGACATCTACGCGATCGGCGAATGCGCGGCCTGGAACGGCCAGACCTTCGGCCTGGTGGCGCCGGGCTACGACATGGCGCGGGTGGTCGCGCAGCAGTTGGCGGGCGGCGACGCCGTGTTCGCCGGCGCCGACCTGAGCACCAAGCTCAAGCTGATGGGCGTGGACGTGGCCAGCATCGGCGACGCGCACGCGAAGACCTCAGGCTGCCGCGTGGTGCAGTACGCGGACGGGCGCCGCGAGGTCTACAAGAAGCTGGTCACCTCGGCCGACGGCAAGCAACTGCTCGGCGCGGTGCTGGTGGGCGACGCGGCCGAATACGGCACGCTGCTGCAGATGATGCTGAACCGCATCGAGCTGCCGGCCGAGCCCGAGGCGCTGATCCTGCCGCAATCGGACGGCGCCGCCAGGCCGGGCCTGGGCGTCGACGCGCTGCCGGACACGGCGCAGATCTGCTCCTGCAACAACGTCTCGAAGGGCCGGCTCTGCGAGGCGGTGGTCAATGGCGCGACCTCGATCGGCGCGCTGAAGTCCTGCACCGGCGCCGGCACCTCCTGCGGCGGTTGCGTGCCGCTGGTCACCCAGGTGATGAAGGCCGAGATGAAGAAGCAGGGCCTGGCCGTCAACAATCACCTCTGCGAGCACTTCGCCTATTCGCGCCAGGAGCTCTACCACCTGGTGCGCGTGGAGGGCATCCGCAGCTTCGGCGAGCTGCTGGCGAAGTACGGCAAGGGGCTCGGCTGCGATATCTGCAAGCCCACCGCGGCCTCGATCCTGGCCTCCTGCTGGAACGAGTTCGTGCTCAAGCGCGAGCACGCGAGCCTGCAGGATTCGAACGACTACTACCTGGCCAACATCCAGCGCGACGGCACCTATTCGGTGGTGCCGCGCATGCCGGGCGGCGAGGTCACGCCCGAAGGCCTGATCGCGGTGGGCCAGGTGGCGAAGAAGTACGGCCTCTATACCAAGATCACCGGCGGCCAGCGCGTCGACCTGTTCGGCGCGCGCGTCGAGCAACTGCCGCTGATCTGGGAGGAGCTGATCGCGGCCGGTTTCGAGTCGGGCCATGCCTACGGCAAGTCGCTGCGCACCGTGAAGTCCTGCGTGGGCTCGACCTGGTGCCGCTATGGCGTGGGCGATTCGGTCGGCCTCGCGATCGACCTGGAGAACCGCTACAAGGGCCTGCGCGCGCCGCACAAGATCAAGTTCGGCGTGTCGGGCTGCACCCGCGAATGCGCCGAGGCGCAGGGCAAGGACGTCGGCGTGATCGCCACCGAGAAGGGCTGGAACCTCTATGTCTGCGGCAACGGCGGGATGAAGCCGCGCCACGCCGAGCTGCTGGCTTCCGACCTCGATCGCGAGACCCTGATTCGCTACGTCGATCGCTTCCTGATGTTCTACATCCGCACCGCGGATCGCCTGCAGCGCACCAGCACCTGGCGCGACAACCTCGAGGGCGGGCTCGACTACCTGATCGACGTGGTGGTCAACGACCGGCTCGGCCTCGCCGAGGAACTCGAGGCGCAGATGGCGCACGTGGTCGAGACCTACGAGTGCGAGTGGAAGAAGGCCGTGAGCGACCCGGCCACGCGCCGCCGCTTCCGCCATTTCGTCAACAGCGAGGCGGCCGACACCACCATCGCCTTCGTCGAGGAACGCGGCCAGATCCGGCCGGCGACGCCCGAGGAACGCGCCGAGGCGCCGGCCGCCACCGAAGCCGTGACGGCCTGA
- a CDS encoding MFS transporter, which yields MSNKATRIDLFSFGTAPMRAFHLTWMAFFVCFFAWFACAPLMPLIARQFQLSAGQVADINIAAVAATILVRLLVGPLCDRFGPRRVYTGLLVLGAIPVIAIAFAHDYWSLMLCRLGIGAVGASFVITQYHTSVMFAPNVVGTANATTAGWGNAGAGAAQALIPLFVSAALLLGLGDGSAWRVALVVPGIAMLLMAVAYWRGTQDSPRGDFVTLRARGETVESGKKGGWASFIAASRNYRVWMLAITYGACFGVEVFIHNIASLYYVNHFQLSLRDAGLAAGIFGLLALFARALGGWLSDRIAARRGLAVRSMLLAVLIAGEGLGLLAFSHAGQVGVAVLAMVAFGLFTHMACGATYALVPFVDRNALGGVAGIVGAGGNVGAVAAGFLMKGVGDVQTTLTLLGGVVLVTSLCAIAVRFSAEHMAREAALRASALAANVVN from the coding sequence ATGTCAAACAAGGCCACCCGCATCGATCTGTTCAGCTTCGGCACCGCGCCGATGCGTGCCTTCCACCTCACCTGGATGGCGTTCTTCGTCTGCTTCTTCGCGTGGTTCGCCTGCGCGCCGCTGATGCCGCTGATCGCCAGGCAGTTCCAGCTCAGCGCGGGCCAGGTGGCCGACATCAATATTGCCGCGGTGGCCGCCACCATCCTGGTGCGCCTGCTGGTGGGCCCGCTCTGCGACCGCTTCGGCCCGCGCCGCGTCTATACCGGCCTGCTGGTGCTCGGCGCGATCCCGGTGATCGCGATCGCCTTCGCGCACGACTACTGGAGCCTGATGCTCTGCCGGCTCGGCATCGGCGCGGTCGGCGCCAGCTTCGTGATCACCCAGTACCACACCTCGGTGATGTTCGCGCCCAACGTGGTGGGCACCGCGAACGCGACCACCGCCGGCTGGGGCAATGCCGGCGCGGGCGCGGCCCAGGCGCTGATTCCGCTGTTCGTGTCGGCCGCGCTGCTGCTGGGCCTGGGCGACGGCTCGGCCTGGCGCGTCGCGCTGGTGGTGCCCGGCATCGCCATGCTGCTGATGGCCGTGGCTTACTGGCGCGGCACGCAGGACAGCCCGCGCGGCGATTTCGTGACGCTGCGCGCACGCGGCGAAACAGTCGAGAGCGGCAAGAAGGGCGGCTGGGCGAGCTTCATCGCCGCGTCCCGGAACTACCGCGTCTGGATGCTGGCCATCACCTACGGCGCCTGCTTCGGGGTCGAGGTGTTCATCCACAACATCGCCTCGCTCTACTACGTGAACCACTTCCAGTTGTCGCTGCGCGACGCGGGCCTCGCGGCCGGCATCTTCGGCCTGCTGGCGCTGTTCGCGCGGGCGCTCGGCGGCTGGCTGTCGGATCGCATCGCCGCGCGCCGTGGTCTCGCGGTGCGCTCGATGCTGCTGGCGGTGCTGATCGCCGGCGAAGGGCTCGGCCTGCTGGCGTTCTCGCATGCGGGGCAGGTCGGCGTGGCGGTGCTGGCGATGGTCGCCTTCGGCCTGTTCACCCACATGGCCTGCGGCGCAACCTACGCGCTGGTGCCCTTCGTCGATCGCAACGCGCTGGGTGGGGTGGCCGGCATCGTCGGCGCGGGCGGCAACGTGGGGGCGGTGGCCGCCGGATTCCTGATGAAGGGCGTGGGCGACGTGCAGACCACGCTCACCCTGCTCGGCGGCGTGGTGCTGGTCACCTCGCTGTGCGCGATCGCGGTGCGCTTCAGCGCCGAGCACATGGCCCGCGAGGCCGCGCTGCGCGCCAGCGCGCTCGCCGCGAACGTCGTCAACTGA
- the cobA gene encoding uroporphyrinogen-III C-methyltransferase, whose product MTNPTGKVTLLGAGPGDPELLTIRAARRLAAADVVLLDDLVDPAVAELAPRARIVRVGKRGGCRSTPQAFIEKLMRRYALRGLHVVRVKGGDALLFGRAGEELAALHAAGVPVEIVNGISSGFAAAAELGVSLTHRRHCQGVTFVTAHLQDHGEPDWAALAAGGTTLVIYMGMSRIERVAAGLLGTLPAATPAAVVQWAGTARARAWHGALGALATDPAAAGLGSPAVILVGMAIGEALAMLPPQAGQPAIDAERLSDAA is encoded by the coding sequence ATGACGAACCCCACTGGCAAGGTCACCCTGCTCGGCGCCGGCCCAGGCGATCCGGAGCTGCTGACGATCCGCGCCGCCCGGCGCCTGGCGGCCGCCGACGTGGTGCTGCTCGATGACCTGGTCGACCCCGCCGTGGCCGAACTCGCGCCGCGGGCGCGCATCGTGCGCGTCGGCAAGCGCGGCGGCTGCCGCTCCACCCCGCAGGCCTTCATCGAGAAGCTGATGCGCCGCTACGCGCTGCGCGGCCTGCACGTGGTGCGCGTCAAGGGCGGCGACGCGCTGCTGTTCGGCCGCGCCGGCGAGGAGCTGGCCGCCCTGCACGCGGCCGGCGTGCCGGTCGAGATCGTCAATGGCATCTCCTCCGGTTTCGCGGCGGCCGCCGAACTGGGCGTCTCGCTCACGCATCGCCGTCACTGCCAGGGCGTGACCTTCGTCACCGCGCACCTGCAGGACCACGGCGAGCCCGACTGGGCCGCGCTCGCGGCCGGCGGCACCACCCTGGTGATCTACATGGGCATGAGCCGGATCGAGCGCGTCGCCGCCGGCCTGCTCGGCACGCTCCCGGCCGCCACGCCGGCCGCCGTGGTGCAGTGGGCCGGCACCGCGCGTGCGCGTGCCTGGCACGGCGCGCTGGGCGCGCTCGCCACCGATCCGGCCGCCGCCGGCCTCGGCAGCCCGGCCGTGATCCTGGTCGGCATGGCGATCGGCGAGGCGCTCGCCATGCTGCCGCCGCAAGCCGGCCAGCCGGCCATCGACGCGGAGCGCCTGTCCGATGCGGCTTGA
- a CDS encoding ANTAR domain-containing response regulator: protein MDAHDAPRPLRVLLVTDTDKPIGALRDALARLHYEMLDEVATPARLPAVVEKERPDVVIIDTESPSRDTLEQLAVMHARAPRPVLMFSPDADQQLIRAAVGAGVSAYLVEGLSPERLAPIIEVALARFSHDEALRRRLAEVENELADRKLIDRAKRLLMETRRLGEQDAYATLRRRAMDQGIRIVEAARQILLAARIPDGEA from the coding sequence ATGGACGCGCACGACGCCCCGCGCCCGCTGCGCGTGCTGCTGGTCACGGATACGGACAAGCCGATCGGCGCCTTGCGCGACGCGCTCGCGCGGCTCCACTACGAGATGCTCGACGAGGTGGCCACCCCGGCGCGCCTGCCGGCCGTGGTCGAGAAGGAGCGCCCGGACGTGGTGATCATCGATACCGAATCGCCCTCGCGCGACACGCTCGAGCAACTGGCGGTGATGCACGCACGCGCGCCGCGCCCGGTGCTGATGTTCAGCCCCGATGCGGACCAGCAGCTGATCCGCGCGGCGGTGGGCGCGGGCGTGAGCGCCTACCTGGTGGAAGGCCTCTCGCCCGAGCGGCTCGCGCCGATCATCGAGGTGGCGCTCGCGCGCTTCTCGCACGACGAGGCGCTGCGCCGTCGCCTGGCCGAGGTCGAGAACGAGCTGGCCGACCGCAAGCTGATCGATCGCGCCAAGCGCCTGCTGATGGAGACGCGCCGGCTCGGCGAGCAGGATGCCTATGCCACGCTGCGCCGCCGCGCCATGGACCAGGGCATCCGCATCGTCGAAGCCGCGCGGCAGATCCTCCTCGCAGCCCGAATTCCCGATGGTGAAGCATGA
- a CDS encoding CmpA/NrtA family ABC transporter substrate-binding protein — translation MMKPTFPPPERRELRLGFVALSDAAPLVVAQRLGLDKRHGLALTLARQPSWASLRDQLLTGQIDAAHALYGLVYGVQYGIGGPRADLAVLSVLNRNGQAITFSNRLADAWRESGELRAALATLGRKPVFAQTFPTGTHAMWLYAWLAAHGVDPLREVRSIVIPPPGMAEALASGELDGFCVGEPWNAVAEAQGAGRTVAASSEVWHDHPEKALACRREFAALYPNTARALIRTLLDAGAWLDLPGNRARAAEWLASPEALDVPAARILPRLLGDYGDGAFAKPPAPVRFHDGGEVNRPRASDGLWFVSQYRRWGMLTAEHDDAAIAAAVTQTALYEEAVAGYVPLGDEPGR, via the coding sequence ATGATGAAACCGACTTTCCCGCCGCCCGAACGCCGCGAGCTGCGGCTCGGCTTCGTCGCCCTGAGCGACGCCGCGCCGCTGGTGGTCGCGCAACGCCTGGGGCTCGACAAGCGGCACGGCCTGGCGCTGACGCTGGCGCGCCAGCCTTCCTGGGCCAGCCTGCGCGACCAGCTGCTGACCGGCCAGATCGACGCCGCGCATGCGCTCTACGGGCTCGTTTATGGCGTGCAGTACGGCATCGGCGGGCCGCGCGCCGACCTGGCCGTGCTGTCGGTGCTGAACCGCAACGGCCAGGCGATCACGTTCTCGAACCGCCTGGCCGATGCCTGGCGCGAATCGGGCGAGCTGCGCGCGGCGCTCGCCACGCTGGGCCGCAAGCCGGTGTTCGCGCAGACCTTCCCCACCGGCACCCATGCGATGTGGCTCTATGCCTGGCTCGCCGCGCACGGCGTCGATCCGCTGCGCGAGGTGCGCAGCATCGTGATCCCGCCGCCGGGCATGGCCGAGGCGCTGGCCAGCGGCGAGCTCGACGGCTTCTGCGTCGGCGAACCCTGGAACGCGGTGGCCGAGGCGCAAGGCGCCGGGCGCACGGTGGCCGCCTCGAGCGAGGTCTGGCACGACCATCCCGAGAAGGCGCTGGCCTGCCGCCGCGAGTTCGCGGCGCTCTATCCGAACACGGCGCGCGCGCTGATCCGCACGCTGCTCGATGCCGGCGCCTGGCTCGACCTGCCCGGCAATCGCGCGCGGGCGGCCGAGTGGCTGGCCTCGCCCGAGGCGCTCGACGTGCCGGCCGCGCGGATCCTGCCGCGCCTGCTCGGCGACTACGGCGACGGCGCGTTCGCGAAGCCGCCGGCGCCGGTGCGCTTCCACGATGGTGGCGAGGTCAACCGGCCGCGCGCGTCGGATGGATTGTGGTTCGTCTCGCAGTATCGGCGCTGGGGCATGTTGACGGCCGAGCACGACGACGCGGCGATCGCGGCGGCGGTGACGCAGACGGCCTTGTATGAGGAAGCGGTGGCGGGGTATGTGCCGCTGGGGGACGAGCCGGGACGGTAG